The Zalophus californianus isolate mZalCal1 chromosome 7, mZalCal1.pri.v2, whole genome shotgun sequence genome includes a region encoding these proteins:
- the RNASET2 gene encoding ribonuclease T2, whose amino-acid sequence MKPAAPHSLLLSSLCLALCCLGGARASRRSGNHEWKKLIMVHHWPVTVCKEVENDCRDPPDYWTIHGLWPDKAEECNGSWPFNLEEIKDLLPKMKMYWPDVIHPLNHSHFWKHEWEKHGTCAAQVDALNSQKKYFGGSLDLYQGLALNSMLQKLGIKPSINYYQISDIKDALAGIYGVIPKVQCLPPKQGEEVQTIGQIELCFTRELRLRNCTEPGEPGGAGGAGGPGLEVCEDGPAFYPPPQQTAP is encoded by the exons ATGAAGCCTGCAGCCCCCCACAGCCTGCTCCtgagctccctctgcctggcgctGTGCTGCCTGGGCGGCGCGCGCGCGTCCCGGAGAAG TGGCAACCATGAGTGGAAAAAGCTGATTATGGTTCACCACTGGCCTGTAACGGTGTGCAAG GAGGTTGAGAACGACTGCAGAGACCCTCCGGATTACTGGACCATCCACGGATTATG gCCTGATAAAGCAGAAGAATGTAATGGATCATGGCCCTTTAATTTAGAAGAGATTAAG GACCTTCTGCCCAAAATGAAGATGTACTGGCCTGATGTGATCCATCCACTAAATCACAGCCATTTCTG GAAGCACGAGTGGGAGAAGCACGGCACCTGTGCCGCCCAGGTAGACGCCCTCAACTCACAGAAGAAATACTTCGGTGGAAGCCTGGACCTGTACCAGGGGCTGGCGCTTAACAG catGCTCCAAAAATTGGGAATAAAGCCATCTATCAATTACTACCAG atttcAGATATTAAAGACGCCCTTGCTGGCATATACGGAGTCATACCTAAAGTCCAGTGTCTGCCACCAAAACAG GGTGAGGAGGTGCAGACGATTGGTCAGATTGAACTGTGCTTCACCAGGGAGCTGCGGCTGCGGAACTGCACGGAGCCGGGGGAGCccgggggggccgggggggccgGGGGCCCGGGGCTGGAGGTCTGCGAGGACGGCCCGGCCTTCTACCCCCCGCCCCAGCAGACCGCTCCCTGA